In Citrus sinensis cultivar Valencia sweet orange chromosome 3, DVS_A1.0, whole genome shotgun sequence, the sequence CTTTCGGCTATGAAGATCAGATGATATGCTAGGATATGACACTTGAttctttttgttgattatttAGGGTTTTAGTGGTAAAGAATTGAAGTATATCAACAAAAGAGCTggttttaaaatagaaaagacTCTATTTAAGGTTGATGAAAAGAGTTTGAATCTGTCTAAACTAAATAGGTATACGATTCTTAGcgtttaaataataaattttcatttagtgtTTTAGCTACCCAGGATATGGTTGATGACACTGATGCACTATCCAAAAGTTTGATTAAATGGCTAACATCCATCATTTGGAACAGAAACAGAAACTACGCATCATCAATTCTTGGATGAAGATACAGTAGAGGATATTGATGAAATGATGGACAAATAAGAGACTCATCAAGACAAAAATAGTAGTTAGCTAGCAAAAAGACTTAAGTAGTGTCAAGACCCatccagacctggcaagatattgttttcaaaatgtttagtctataaaatgttttcaaaattgataaatttgatgatgatcttgttcaattttataaaaatccaTTTATTgtattagaaaaagattctAATACAAGTACTTAAAAGGTACTTTAAGAGctagagaaaaacaaatatcCTTAGGATGGACTCCACATCAATGagattatataaattgataccTGTGCCGAGCACAGAGGGACTCCTCTAGCTGTGAGGTAATCATGAATCTTCACAAGCTGGTTTGGTCCATAGTTGCTCACCCCAACTGCGCGGACTAAACCCTGCATGTTACAATTTCCATGAGTTTTAACAATTCTAATATCGATTCtgtaactttattttaatagcaACTGGACAGGTAATGGATTCAGGTGTTTACCAAAGACAACAATATGAAACCTATACTTTCGGGGGCATTAAGATGCTAtagtttcaacttcaattcctGCCTAAAATTCTGGAGCCAATTCTCATAATGTGCAGTGATCAAAATAGAATGATGTCTGCTAATTATTTGCCTCTAcattttaatgtaaaaattgGTAACCTTCTCGTACATTGCCACTAAACCATTCCAAAGAGCTAATTCTTGTGGAGGAGCGTAATTTGCAGTAGACCAATGTAATTGCCCAATTCCAATTTGCTCAATCTGCAGACGGGCAAGAGAGGCCCTGGAAAATGATTCTTCATCAGATTCTATAGTCCATTGAAATAGCTATTATAAACTAAGTCAAAGATTCATTTTTCTCTATAGGGGTTATGCAACAACtctttttaagtaatttatgagTCGAAAGAGAAAAACTACACAATAGTACAATTGCATGAACTGAAACAGAAAAGGGCAGATGGAATACCTGCATGCATTTACAAACTGCCCTGGTGTCAGACGCCAAGGGTATGCTGCAAACTTTGTAGCAAtcacaatattattttgtaccTGCTTTTGCCCTGAGAATGCACCCCATGTGTGAGCTCTATAACCAGAAACCTTGTCGTAGGCAAAATAAAAGTCTTAATCAATGTCTGCACATATAGGTGATTGTAAGCAAGGTCTCATAGGAAAACAAAGAATATGATCAATCACATATGATAAGCTTAAGCTGATTATCTTGTAAGTCAATCAGGTGCTCTAGTGATTCGATGGATTCAAAACATTGAAGTGcataaaattgattgaataaTCTTCATAGCTTTGACGTACTGCATTCAATTCACCAGCCACTCACTTGATTTTCAACCACTCAGTTGTCGGAGTCTCATCAGAGGAGTCCTAAGAGGACAGCTTGGCTTGGCCTCTTGCAATTGAAGAGGTGAAGGATTGATTTTAATTCACGGGTAAGACGGGGCAAGGTGCATATGTGTTACTTTTAACGTCAAGCAATTTGGCATAAGAGTGTGTTTTACCAAACTGCATGCCAACAGCAACCAATCTTAACTTCCCTAAAAGgtttaacaaacaaataagagCACATAATAGTTCAAACTTCAAGCAACGGTTTAAAGCCAAAATTGTCTTAAGAacgtgtttttattttgtacatgAACTATGGAGTACAACAATATATGAACAGGGAGCAGTGAGGTATGTATATAACCAAATTAAAGCAACTACAAAACTTGGATGATTGCATTCAATTAGTAGCTActcattattaaatttgaactCCAGATGAaaacattaaacaaaaaacTAACCTGGAATTTCACTGATAAATTTTCCAAGAAGCTTTTCACTCTTTCCATTTAACCTGCCAGTCCCATAAGAATCAGCAGTATCAAAGAGGTTAATACCATTCTCCACGGCCAAGTTAAAGGTTTGTTGAAGCTGAGAGTCCATTGATTCTTGATATCCCCAAAGAAACTGGTTGCCCCATGCCCAGGTGCCAAAACCCATTGGGGAAGCACTCAATGGTCCCATCTTTACCTGCCCATTATCTCAACTCATTAATTAGACATTTGTTTTTCCTTCTAATTAtaccaatttttatttgttcaagtaaaGAAGAAGGATATTAGAAAAATTCGGTACCTTTTCCCATGGCCAAAAGAGAGGGAGTTTAGGAGGCTTGAAGAGTGGAGAGGAGATTTCATTAAAAGTGTTGAAGCAGCTAAAATAGGCTACCGTGGGTGTCGTTGAGCTTGAGAATGCCATTTTAACTTGTActtaaatttcttattaaaaaaaaaaaaatcgtatcCCAAGATGGCCAAGACAGTTTCAAGTGCTCCTGCTCTGAAATCCCAAGATGGCAGAGACAGTTTCAACTTTCAAGTGCTTCTGTTCTGGTTAACTTGTGTGTGGTTGGCATTCGATTATCCAATATCACCacgaaaattaaaattacatgaCAGCTGTGGGATTTGAACCCACGCCCTTTCGGACCAGAGCCTAAATCTGGCGCCTTAGACCACTCGGCCAAACTGTCTTCAATGCATAATGGTTTtaggttatttatttattgattgatgTCTTTGAATGCAATTCACAAAACGTGAGTCGGTAATCTGTGTCATTGGATTTAGTGACATCAATgactataaatttatatcaaaacTTAGTTAAAATTATCTCAACCCTTTCATAAGTTATGAATTTTAATCCATTGTCCATTGGATTATGatcaacataaataattaagtagaGAAAGGCTTATGTGATTAGAAAAAAACAGAAATTCAAGAACTTGgcatgtttttataataaaattgcatcaaattttatttttctttttataagattataatttttttacccttttttatTTCCTCAAATATGTTCTAAAATAATCTCTAAGAAAATAATCAGTATAATTTGCATGAAACTGAAATTAATTGGTATAAATTTAAGACTAGCAATGCTGAAAGCTGAAACTTATCGGACAAAGACTAGCTGGTGGGCAGCTTGTTGCAAGCCGGCCGCTTATAGTTGATAAAAATTTCCTTTACAATTAGATTGAGGgaacataaaatttcatttcagaTTGGGGCTTATGACATGAAAAGTAAGTTAAATGAAGAAGCCGAAAACTAGGATACCAAAGATTTTATACACGTACAGCTAACACACAATAGTTATTATATAAGAACGTACcggtaattaaattttaactgtacaataatataaatgtaacggatagtaaaatattatgaaaaagaTGAGAACAGCTCAGCTCAGCTCAGCATTACTTGATCCAAATTCAATACGTTGATCACTGGAGAAGCATATATagaagaagaagcagaagAAGAAACGAAATTATAGGAGTGAAAAACTAGAGAATCAATCTCAAGCAATCAGTTAATACATATTATGATTTAGGACCCCTTGAATTTTGCCGGTAAGTTGTGTTGTGTCGTGTACTTGTaccctttatatatatatgtatatatacacacacacaaacacacagaTACGATGGTGAGAGCAAGCTCATGATATATTGCAATAGAATACAAAATagatagaaataaatttgtatattaGCTTCTCCAAGTTACTGTGCGAGATCAATTTAAACCCAGAAGTTTAACCAGTGTGACTGTGGACTGCTGCTTGTGGACGGGTCTAAGAGGCCACCTGAGTCCTCGTTGAACCATTTTTCAGATGACGCTATAAAATCATCGACGCTTTTGTTGTTgtcattattatcattattatttaatctgTTTGAACTGCTCCAATCACTTCTTTTCAAGTCCTTGCCGACGCCATTAATTTCATAGTCCGATTTTCCCAGCTGTTCATTCAGCATTTGCAACTGCTTCAggatcaagaaaaataaattaaattaacaattagtTACAGTAAGTTTCTGGAAGGACGTAGTTCTCTAGGATTCAAAGTCGGGTACTGGAGTGGCCATACTTTATTCCCAGCAggagtaaaatttaatttgcttaCAACAATGTGATTTTcctaattgtttttaaataaaatattggatATATAACAaatccaattaaaataattttttatgatgaagtataatttttaattttttttatatattattaaaaatcgaTGGctacaaatcaaaatttttttggggTAAACAAAACTtttggttgaaattaaaaaattactatgGAAAAAATAGGAAGAGTGTGATTAACTAAACTTTGGTGACcgtacaaaagaaaataactgCATGAAAATCACTCGAGCAAGTTCCTAGAAATTAGTTACCGGAGAAATTGCTTTCGGGAAAGGCTATTATTACCTCTAAGAGCAGGGACTCCTTCTCTTTGATCAAGGATTCAAAACCAGATGCCAAACTATCATAGTTAGCTCTGAGCTGAGCATAATCATGCTCAATCTGTTTTGATTTCCATCTAGCTCTTTTGTTCTGAAACCATATAGCTACCTGGCGAGGCTGCAACCCTAGCTCCGTTGCTACTTGCATCTTCTTCCTTGGTTCAAGCTTCGTGGACTCTGATTCGAATATGGACTCCAGCAACCTTATTTGTTCATCACTAAACCTtctcttgttcttcattttgctcttcttcttcctttttgcTTCTGGTGAAGCAGCAGAGTCATCTTTTCTTCTCTCaatcattttgattttatgaaattgtgaTTGGAGCTCTCTTTTGATGAGCTCTATCGGCAACTATAAATAGCAGAAATGATGCCTTTTTACAGCACTGCTTTTAGTTTTATGTGGGTGGTTGCTTTTACAAACTAGTAGAACTtctatgtaattaaattaattaataattacctGATCAGGAGATGTTTGAGACTTAGGTGTTGTTGCAAATTACAGTGGGTAAAACTATTAACTGTAAATGAGTGACCAGTTGGTAAATATTAGAACCAACATTAAgtctttattaaatattttagcaaTAAATGAATGGCTTTCGTTTCATCTTCTTATTTTAGCTAGCCACTCTGCATACGAAATTACGAATTATGAGAGAAATCAAGTATCCAAGTTAAAACCCTTTAAgatcattttcatatttgatgTATTAGTGACTTGATTTTTCAGAGAAGTCTCtccataaaatttcaaaaatatcaagctttttttttttttttttaactttctatACTTTCTTTTAACGTTCGttactctctcttttttttttttctctctaaaagAATCATATAAGGGTTTAAACTTTAAGGCATctgaaaaattagaatattagATAATGATTTGCTAAAGTTTTTGAAGCTAGCTATTGAAGATGGTATAATTAGACAATGATAGTCTATTTGTAtacgattaaaaaaaatatatagcgTTGATAATAAGGTTAGCAATCAATGATTTTAAAACTCATTGGGAATAGttgtaaattgataaaatgaaaatatttcaaaaaaagtttcaaaattttggttcttattattttatcgaaatttttttaaattatactaCTATTTGAACTCAACTCCtgctatatt encodes:
- the LOC102627243 gene encoding pyridoxal reductase, chloroplastic isoform X1, whose product is MAFSSSTTPTVAYFSCFNTFNEISSPLFKPPKLPLFWPWEKVKMGPLSASPMGFGTWAWGNQFLWGYQESMDSQLQQTFNLAVENGINLFDTADSYGTGRLNGKSEKLLGKFISEIPGQKQVQNNIVIATKFAAYPWRLTPGQFVNACRASLARLQIEQIGIGQLHWSTANYAPPQELALWNGLVAMYEKGLVRAVGVSNYGPNQLVKIHDYLTARGVPLCSAQVQFSLLSMGENQLEIKNICDSLGIRLISYSPLGLGMLTGKYTPSKLPRGPRALLFRQILPGLKPLLRSLKEIAERRGKTIPQVAINWCICKGTIPIPGVKYVKQVEENLGALGWRLSSDELLELEYAALESPQRMIQNIFQTR
- the LOC102627243 gene encoding pyridoxal reductase, chloroplastic isoform X3; amino-acid sequence: MAFSSSTTPTVAYFSCFNTFNEISSPLFKPPKLPLFWPWEKVKMGPLSASPMGFGTWAWGNQFLWGYQESMDSQLQQTFNLAVENGINLFDTADSYGTGRLNGKSEKLLGKFISEIPGQKQVQNNIVIATKFAAYPWRLTPGQFVNACRASLARLQIEQIGIGQLHWSTANYAPPQELALWNGLVAMYEKGLVRAVGVSNYGPNQLVKIHDYLTARGVPLCSAQVQFSLLSMGENQLEIKNICDSLGIRLISYSPLGLGMLTGKYTPSKLPRGPRALLFRQILPGLKPLLRSLKEIAERRGKTIPQLL
- the LOC102628407 gene encoding homeobox-leucine zipper protein ATHB-12-like isoform X2; translated protein: MIERRKDDSAASPEAKRKKKSKMKNKRRFSDEQIRLLESIFESESTKLEPRKKMQVATELGLQPRQVAIWFQNKRARWKSKQIEHDYAQLRANYDSLASGFESLIKEKESLLLELQMLNEQLGKSDYEINGVGKDLKRSDWSSSNRLNNNDNNDNNKSVDDFIASSEKWFNEDSGGLLDPSTSSSPQSHWLNFWV
- the LOC102628407 gene encoding homeobox-leucine zipper protein ATHB-12-like isoform X1; this encodes MIERRKDDSAASPEAKRKKKSKMKNKRRFSDEQIRLLESIFESESTKLEPRKKMQVATELGLQPRQVAIWFQNKRARWKSKQIEHDYAQLRANYDSLASGFESLIKEKESLLLEQLQMLNEQLGKSDYEINGVGKDLKRSDWSSSNRLNNNDNNDNNKSVDDFIASSEKWFNEDSGGLLDPSTSSSPQSHWLNFWV